One genomic window of Streptomyces sp. NBC_01498 includes the following:
- a CDS encoding AAA family ATPase, which yields MRLFERSREVKALAKAFDACSAGIGQFVIITGGPGSGKSELVHDSLRTAGEAGATVLLATASPTGAKQPLSVFRQLLRDAEVPCDTLERLASSHPGWYQGNADEKRVIAEQDSQDSDRERAVARAAEEAVAALLDLSAERPLVLAVDDAHLMDDDSLAAMLTLLHRIRKKRFLVLCVSWEQSGIRGPDVHRQLIRQPHERVRIAPLTEDGVSALLGEHAGRAVDRETTDAYHRATGGNPMLVHALLDDSTRFGSEPGRPVASSAYRQAVLSCLGGTSPAHTRIGAAVAVLGDGFASARTVALVTGESLTTVLEGASVLNSVGLLSDWTFRHPAAADAVLHELPPKELARLNADAARLLYQAGAPEREVAGRLLAADQVVRPWGSKVLRGAADLALGADNVRESMSYLRLALRDHTDEHDRHRLLAAMGRAAWRVNPAAAEASLAQLRRAVFDDCLEADDAATVLRHMLWQGEDSDEVALAIGALSGPARSERDNQSIAEVEFIRQWFYGVPRVCRPGERGDDGAVTDGPAGGPATGYVLRESGLAGLSPKLTQLIAGASDEVVAAVVQSLQGLQLDRMKPELVAMSLLAIAHTDRTGTAAEVCETLLAYVERRKATTWHALLTAVRAEIALLQGDIETADAMSARALDMMHTRGWGVLIGLPLGTAVFANTALGRHDRAAELLEHELPDAVFRTVFGVQYLRARGHHYLATDRAFAGLSDFETCGRLMRDANAELHKGIPWRADLAEANLRIGRTKTAREWAEAQVEVGGSRPSSRARGVALRLLAQMSRPNVRTSLLHEAIDLLRASGDRRELAVAFSDLSATHYELGDYARARLVARHAGQVAATGPAESAVGSRLVALEHLGLPEEPGTAMLLTDAECRVAGLAALGYSNREISRRIHVTMSTVEQHLTRVYRKLKVASRADLPSKMLEHRIPTLSDHFSAGGTSASALSRG from the coding sequence TCGCTGAGAACGGCTGGTGAAGCCGGGGCGACCGTCCTCCTCGCCACCGCGTCACCGACCGGGGCAAAGCAGCCGCTCAGCGTCTTTCGTCAATTACTGCGGGATGCGGAAGTGCCCTGCGACACGCTCGAACGTCTGGCGTCGTCTCACCCCGGATGGTATCAGGGGAACGCCGACGAGAAGAGGGTAATTGCAGAACAGGACAGTCAGGATTCGGACAGGGAAAGGGCCGTCGCCCGTGCTGCGGAGGAAGCCGTGGCCGCCCTGCTCGACCTCTCGGCGGAGCGTCCGCTGGTTCTCGCCGTCGACGACGCGCATCTGATGGACGACGATTCCCTCGCGGCAATGCTGACTCTTCTCCACCGAATACGGAAGAAACGATTCCTGGTCCTTTGCGTCAGCTGGGAGCAATCGGGAATCCGTGGGCCGGACGTCCACCGGCAGCTCATCAGACAGCCGCACGAACGCGTCCGTATCGCGCCGCTCACCGAGGACGGTGTGTCCGCCCTGCTCGGTGAGCACGCCGGACGGGCGGTCGACCGCGAGACGACCGACGCCTACCACCGGGCCACCGGTGGCAATCCGATGCTCGTGCACGCGCTGCTCGACGACAGCACCCGCTTCGGTTCGGAACCGGGCAGGCCCGTCGCCAGTTCCGCCTACCGGCAGGCGGTGCTCAGCTGCCTCGGCGGCACGAGCCCCGCGCACACCCGGATCGGCGCCGCGGTCGCCGTGCTGGGCGACGGTTTCGCCTCCGCCCGCACCGTGGCCCTGGTCACCGGCGAGTCCCTGACGACGGTCCTCGAGGGCGCGTCGGTGCTCAACTCCGTCGGGCTGCTGTCGGACTGGACCTTCCGGCATCCGGCCGCCGCCGACGCGGTGCTGCACGAGCTCCCGCCGAAGGAGCTGGCCCGGCTCAACGCGGACGCCGCGCGGCTGCTCTACCAGGCCGGGGCGCCCGAACGCGAGGTGGCCGGCCGGCTGCTCGCCGCCGACCAGGTCGTCCGCCCCTGGGGGTCGAAGGTGCTGCGCGGCGCCGCCGATCTCGCGCTCGGGGCGGACAACGTACGGGAGTCGATGAGCTATCTGCGGCTCGCCCTGCGCGACCACACCGACGAGCACGACCGCCACCGGCTGCTGGCGGCGATGGGCCGCGCGGCCTGGCGGGTGAACCCCGCCGCGGCGGAGGCGTCCCTGGCCCAGCTGCGACGAGCGGTGTTCGACGACTGCCTGGAGGCGGACGACGCGGCCACCGTTCTGCGGCACATGCTCTGGCAGGGTGAGGACTCCGACGAGGTCGCCCTCGCGATCGGCGCGCTCAGCGGCCCCGCCCGCTCGGAGCGGGACAACCAGTCCATCGCCGAGGTGGAGTTCATCCGGCAGTGGTTCTACGGGGTCCCCCGGGTCTGCCGGCCCGGCGAACGCGGTGACGACGGGGCGGTCACCGACGGACCGGCCGGCGGACCGGCGACCGGGTACGTGCTGCGCGAGTCCGGTCTGGCGGGGCTCAGTCCGAAGCTGACCCAGCTGATCGCGGGTGCGTCGGACGAGGTGGTCGCCGCCGTGGTGCAGTCCCTCCAGGGGCTCCAACTCGACCGGATGAAGCCCGAGTTGGTGGCCATGTCACTGCTCGCCATCGCGCACACGGACCGCACCGGGACCGCGGCGGAGGTGTGCGAGACGCTGCTCGCCTACGTGGAGCGGCGCAAGGCCACCACCTGGCACGCGCTGCTGACCGCCGTCCGCGCGGAGATCGCCCTGTTGCAGGGGGACATCGAGACGGCGGACGCCATGTCGGCGCGGGCCCTGGACATGATGCACACCCGGGGCTGGGGCGTCCTGATCGGTCTGCCGCTGGGCACCGCGGTGTTCGCCAACACCGCACTGGGCCGGCACGACCGGGCGGCCGAACTGCTGGAGCACGAACTGCCCGACGCGGTGTTCCGTACGGTCTTCGGGGTGCAGTACCTCCGTGCCCGCGGGCATCACTATCTCGCCACCGACCGGGCGTTCGCCGGGCTCAGCGACTTCGAGACGTGCGGCCGGCTGATGCGCGACGCCAACGCCGAACTCCACAAGGGCATTCCGTGGCGGGCCGACCTCGCCGAGGCGAATCTGCGCATCGGCCGGACGAAGACGGCGCGCGAGTGGGCGGAGGCGCAGGTCGAGGTGGGCGGCAGCCGGCCCAGTTCCCGTGCGCGAGGTGTCGCGCTGCGGCTGCTGGCCCAGATGAGCAGGCCGAATGTACGCACCTCGCTGCTGCACGAGGCGATCGACCTGCTCCGGGCGTCGGGCGACCGGCGTGAACTGGCCGTGGCCTTCTCGGACCTGTCGGCCACGCACTACGAACTGGGTGACTACGCGCGGGCCCGGCTGGTCGCCCGGCACGCGGGTCAGGTGGCGGCCACCGGCCCCGCCGAGTCCGCCGTCGGAAGCAGGCTCGTGGCGCTGGAACACCTCGGACTGCCGGAGGAGCCCGGCACGGCGATGCTGCTGACGGACGCCGAGTGCCGGGTCGCCGGACTGGCGGCGCTCGGCTACAGCAATCGCGAGATCAGCCGGCGCATCCACGTCACGATGAGCACAGTTGAACAGCATTTGACGCGCGTATACCGGAAGTTGAAGGTGGCGAGCCGGGCGGATCTTCCGTCGAAGATGCTGGAGCACCGCATCCCCACCCTGTCGGACCACTTCTCCGCCGGGGGGACGTCCGCGTCCGCGCTGTCACGCGGCTGA